A window of Rufibacter sp. LB8 contains these coding sequences:
- a CDS encoding lactonase family protein — MKNEMLVYVGTYAKADAESIFAYHLNEETGQLTKAFGVKGGENPSFLALSEDRKHLYAVNETTEFQGQKTGAVRVFSIDQKTGNLTFLNQQLSLGGAPCYISLDSRNNLALVANYVGGNVTAYPVNGGELANSLGAQQHKGSGPKKQQEGPHAHCIIPDPAHKFALAVDLGIDQVVAYEILPEMGELRRQPTPAFETPKGAGPRHLTFHPNGKLAFLINELNSTLVSLSYNPTKGTFTENQTVSTLPSDFKGESFCADVHVSKDGRFVYGSNRGHNSLVVFKIDEATGKMTLVQHVSVEGNWPRNFGFSPSGKALLVANQRSGTITTFKVDTKTGKLTYTGNSLEVPSPVFVQVVPAFPETPKL; from the coding sequence ATGAAAAACGAGATGCTAGTGTACGTGGGCACTTACGCCAAAGCAGACGCCGAAAGTATTTTTGCCTACCACCTGAATGAGGAAACCGGCCAGTTGACCAAGGCCTTCGGGGTGAAGGGCGGGGAGAACCCTTCTTTTCTGGCCCTTTCTGAGGACCGGAAGCACCTCTATGCCGTGAATGAAACCACCGAGTTCCAGGGCCAGAAAACCGGCGCGGTGCGTGTGTTCTCTATTGACCAGAAAACCGGCAACCTCACCTTCCTGAACCAACAGCTCAGCCTGGGTGGCGCTCCGTGTTACATCAGTCTAGATTCAAGAAACAACTTGGCGTTGGTGGCCAATTATGTAGGCGGCAACGTGACGGCTTATCCGGTGAATGGCGGTGAGCTAGCCAATTCACTAGGTGCTCAGCAGCACAAAGGCTCCGGTCCTAAAAAACAGCAAGAAGGTCCGCACGCGCACTGCATTATTCCAGACCCGGCCCACAAGTTTGCGCTGGCCGTGGATTTGGGCATTGACCAGGTGGTGGCCTATGAAATTCTTCCGGAAATGGGCGAATTGCGGCGCCAGCCCACCCCTGCCTTTGAGACGCCCAAAGGCGCCGGGCCCCGGCATTTGACCTTTCACCCCAACGGAAAACTGGCCTTCCTGATCAATGAACTGAACTCCACGCTGGTTTCGCTTTCTTATAACCCTACCAAAGGCACCTTCACAGAAAACCAAACCGTCTCTACATTGCCTTCAGATTTTAAAGGAGAAAGCTTCTGCGCCGATGTGCATGTCTCCAAAGACGGGCGTTTTGTGTACGGCTCCAACCGCGGCCACAACAGCCTGGTGGTGTTCAAAATAGACGAGGCCACCGGAAAAATGACCTTGGTGCAGCATGTGTCTGTGGAAGGCAACTGGCCGAGGAACTTCGGGTTTAGCCCCAGCGGCAAAGCGCTGTTGGTAGCCAACCAACGTTCCGGTACCATCACCACGTTCAAGGTAGACACCAAAACCGGTAAGCTGACTTACACTGGCAACTCCCTGGAAGTGCCCTCGCCGGTGTTTGTGCAGGTGGTGCCCGCCTTCCCAGAAACACCTAAGTTATAA
- a CDS encoding phytanoyl-CoA dioxygenase family protein: protein MKFFQKYTGLLRTFKAVYVLNNLLHLKQLKHNRPLYKKFGLKKPVYASVSSVDFEKLPPQPGPWLDAPDATFKLQKTQELDTFPAEIKEQILQWPTNGYLILDKFFDHKTVDLVNQEIDLLLEQKQVDFNYTNRKIMFAFRQSAAIKQVVYTPQLLQILNFLMGKKVVPFQTINFLKGSEQKAHSDSIHMTTYPLGYLVAVWIALEDITPQNGPLFYYPGSHQLPYVLNPNFDHGGTAHRIGDNAYAGYEKRVQEVVNENNLEQQIFYAKKGDVFVWHANLLHGGLPILNPQATRKSMVIHYFCQDVVCYHEITQRLALLPEELQHSFSLRDDD from the coding sequence ATGAAGTTTTTCCAGAAATATACCGGCCTGCTGCGCACGTTCAAAGCGGTGTACGTGCTCAACAACCTGCTGCACCTCAAACAACTCAAACACAATCGCCCGCTGTATAAGAAATTCGGGCTGAAGAAACCGGTGTATGCTTCTGTGTCCAGCGTTGACTTTGAGAAACTTCCGCCGCAGCCAGGGCCATGGTTAGATGCGCCAGACGCAACTTTTAAACTGCAGAAAACTCAAGAATTAGACACATTTCCAGCCGAAATAAAAGAGCAGATTTTACAGTGGCCCACCAACGGCTACCTCATTCTGGATAAGTTTTTTGACCATAAAACCGTTGATTTGGTGAACCAGGAAATTGATTTGCTGCTGGAGCAGAAACAGGTGGATTTCAACTACACCAACCGCAAAATCATGTTCGCGTTCAGGCAGTCTGCGGCCATAAAACAGGTGGTGTACACGCCGCAATTGCTGCAGATCCTCAACTTTCTCATGGGCAAAAAGGTGGTGCCGTTCCAGACCATCAACTTTCTCAAAGGCAGCGAGCAGAAGGCGCACTCAGATTCCATTCACATGACCACCTATCCGCTGGGCTATCTGGTGGCCGTCTGGATTGCCCTGGAAGACATCACCCCACAGAACGGACCGCTCTTTTATTACCCCGGCAGCCACCAACTTCCCTACGTGCTCAACCCTAATTTTGACCACGGCGGCACCGCCCACCGCATCGGCGACAACGCCTACGCCGGCTATGAGAAACGTGTGCAGGAAGTGGTGAATGAAAACAATCTGGAGCAACAGATTTTCTACGCTAAGAAAGGCGATGTCTTTGTCTGGCATGCCAACCTGCTGCACGGCGGCCTGCCCATTCTCAACCCGCAGGCCACCCGCAAAAGCATGGTGATCCATTACTTCTGCCAAGACGTGGTCTGTTACCATGAAATCACCCAGCGCCTCGCCCTACTTCCCGAAGAACTACAGCACAGTTTCAGTTTGCGCGATGATGATTAA
- a CDS encoding acyltransferase, which yields MNQTISEQVPAVKFLLLQVLRGVAVVLVVHFHAIEAQTLYLDSSNHSWQEGFVHLKTFGAVGVDLFFVISGFIIVYTSRRYLQRGAGGEFFLKRLLRIVPLYWLVTGLVLVSQWALKQPVAGVEVWKSLLFFPFFDEERFIMPVLAVGWTLSFELLFYLLTALLLFSKSRHYMLWVILLLLLAISAGWWFPSPESWLVFATNPMLYEFVYGTVIGLLYLKTSQQKGFTSGLFPKRLVLVGAVGFLATLLVGYEHMGFLAATLSGEGAFMRALLWGLPSAFVVAGCVFLETSQVITVPRFLLALGDASFSIYLMHTFPIKALTVFWNKFELPFLDWFVLLATLLSVLVGWFFHVLVERRMLTWANSVFLPKQPLSR from the coding sequence ATGAACCAGACTATTTCTGAGCAGGTCCCGGCGGTTAAATTCTTGCTTCTTCAGGTATTGCGGGGCGTTGCCGTGGTACTGGTGGTTCATTTCCATGCCATAGAGGCACAAACGCTGTACCTAGACTCTTCCAACCACTCTTGGCAAGAGGGTTTTGTGCATTTGAAAACCTTCGGGGCCGTGGGGGTTGACCTGTTCTTTGTGATCAGTGGGTTCATCATTGTCTACACCTCCAGGCGGTATTTGCAGCGGGGAGCCGGCGGGGAATTCTTTTTGAAACGATTGCTTAGGATTGTGCCGCTGTATTGGTTGGTCACGGGTCTGGTGCTGGTATCACAATGGGCCTTGAAGCAACCGGTGGCCGGGGTAGAAGTCTGGAAGAGCCTGTTGTTTTTCCCTTTCTTTGATGAAGAGCGGTTCATTATGCCGGTGTTGGCCGTGGGCTGGACGCTTTCGTTCGAACTTCTTTTCTATTTACTGACCGCCTTACTGCTTTTTTCAAAATCGCGCCATTACATGCTGTGGGTTATTCTGCTCCTGCTGCTTGCCATTAGCGCCGGATGGTGGTTTCCCTCCCCAGAATCCTGGTTGGTTTTTGCCACTAACCCCATGTTGTACGAGTTTGTGTATGGCACCGTGATTGGGTTGTTGTACCTTAAAACAAGCCAGCAAAAAGGCTTTACATCTGGGTTATTTCCAAAAAGACTGGTGCTGGTGGGCGCGGTGGGCTTTCTGGCCACTTTACTGGTTGGGTATGAACACATGGGCTTTCTGGCAGCCACGCTCTCTGGCGAAGGCGCTTTTATGCGGGCTTTGCTCTGGGGCTTACCCAGTGCTTTTGTGGTAGCAGGTTGTGTGTTCCTGGAAACCAGCCAGGTAATCACCGTACCCAGATTCCTGCTTGCCCTAGGTGACGCCTCATTTTCAATTTACCTCATGCACACGTTTCCTATCAAAGCCTTAACGGTTTTTTGGAACAAATTTGAACTGCCCTTTTTAGATTGGTTTGTGCTACTGGCCACCCTGCTTTCTGTCTTAGTTGGCTGGTTTTTTCATGTGCTGGTGGAAAGAAGAATGTTAACGTGGGCGAACAGTGTTTTCCTGCCCAAACAGCCATTGTCCAGATAG
- the metG gene encoding methionine--tRNA ligase, producing the protein MADSTYPQRYTLTAALPYANGPVHIGHLAGVYIPADIYARYLRSRGRDVKFVCGSDEHGVPITIRAKKEGITPQQAVDKYHELIKQSFADFNISFDIYSRTSSKTHAEVSSGFFLKLYNEGKFIEQTTQQYFDEKAQQFLADRYIVGTCPKCGNDGAYGDQCESCGTSLSATDLINPKSTLSGEQPVMRETKHWYLPLDQYEAWLREWIVDGHKQDWKTNVYGQCKSWIDQGLQPRAVTRDLDWGVPVPVAGAEGKVLYVWFDAPIGYISATKDLTPDWELYWKDQGTKLVHFIGKDNIVFHCIIFPAMLKAHGDYVLPDNVPANEFLNLEGNKISTSRNWAVWLHEYLEALPGKADVLRYVLCANAPETKDNDFTWKDFQARNNNELLAIFGNFINRAVVLTHKYYQGAVPKRGELTQFDQEVLAQLAGFPEKIAASLELYRFKEALGELMNLARLGNKYLADTEPWKLIKTDAARVETIMNISLQISASLAILSEPFLPETSAKLAAMLNYTAGKWDVAGSPDLLPAEHTIGEAALLFEKIEDAVIEAQVQKLLDTKKENELANAVAAPAKEDISFEDFSKIDIRIGTILEAEKVAKTKKLLKLKVDTGLDQRTIVSGIAEHFNPEEIIGQQVSVLVNLAPREIKGIVSQGMLLMAENADGSLAFMQPSKPVVNGGGVS; encoded by the coding sequence ATGGCAGATTCCACCTACCCTCAAAGATATACCCTTACCGCCGCGCTTCCTTACGCCAACGGCCCTGTGCACATCGGGCATTTGGCCGGCGTGTACATTCCGGCAGACATTTACGCGCGGTATTTGCGTTCGCGCGGGCGCGATGTCAAGTTTGTCTGCGGCTCAGATGAGCATGGCGTGCCCATCACCATCAGGGCCAAGAAAGAAGGCATTACGCCGCAGCAGGCCGTTGACAAGTACCACGAGCTCATCAAGCAGAGCTTCGCTGATTTCAATATCTCCTTCGATATTTATTCGCGCACCTCGTCCAAGACGCACGCCGAGGTTTCCTCCGGGTTTTTCCTGAAACTCTACAATGAAGGCAAGTTCATAGAGCAGACCACCCAGCAGTATTTTGACGAGAAAGCGCAGCAATTTCTGGCCGACCGCTACATTGTAGGCACCTGCCCCAAGTGCGGAAATGACGGCGCCTATGGCGACCAATGCGAAAGCTGCGGCACCTCCCTGAGCGCCACTGACCTGATTAATCCCAAAAGTACGCTCAGCGGTGAGCAGCCCGTCATGCGCGAAACCAAGCACTGGTATTTGCCGCTGGACCAATACGAGGCCTGGCTGCGTGAGTGGATTGTAGACGGCCACAAGCAAGACTGGAAAACCAACGTGTACGGCCAGTGCAAAAGCTGGATTGACCAAGGCCTGCAGCCCCGCGCCGTGACCCGTGACTTGGACTGGGGCGTGCCCGTGCCCGTAGCTGGTGCCGAAGGAAAAGTGCTCTACGTCTGGTTTGACGCACCCATCGGTTACATCTCGGCCACCAAAGATTTGACTCCGGATTGGGAACTGTACTGGAAAGACCAAGGCACCAAGTTGGTCCACTTTATCGGAAAGGATAATATTGTCTTCCACTGCATTATTTTCCCGGCTATGCTCAAGGCCCACGGCGATTATGTGCTGCCCGACAACGTGCCCGCCAACGAATTCCTGAACCTGGAAGGCAACAAAATCTCCACCTCGCGCAACTGGGCCGTGTGGTTGCATGAATATTTAGAGGCGCTTCCCGGTAAAGCCGATGTGCTCCGCTACGTGCTCTGCGCCAATGCGCCAGAGACCAAAGACAATGACTTCACCTGGAAAGATTTTCAGGCCAGAAACAACAATGAACTGCTCGCCATCTTCGGGAATTTCATCAACCGCGCGGTGGTGCTCACGCATAAATATTACCAGGGCGCCGTTCCGAAACGCGGCGAACTGACCCAGTTTGACCAGGAAGTGCTGGCGCAGCTGGCCGGTTTCCCGGAGAAAATTGCCGCCTCGCTGGAACTGTACCGTTTCAAGGAAGCCTTGGGCGAATTAATGAACCTGGCCCGCCTAGGCAACAAATACCTGGCCGATACTGAGCCCTGGAAATTGATCAAGACCGATGCCGCGCGCGTGGAAACCATTATGAACATCTCCTTGCAGATTTCGGCGAGCCTGGCTATTCTGTCAGAACCGTTCCTGCCGGAGACTTCGGCTAAATTGGCAGCTATGTTGAATTACACCGCCGGAAAATGGGACGTTGCCGGTTCACCGGATTTGCTTCCAGCCGAACACACCATCGGTGAAGCCGCGCTGTTATTTGAGAAGATTGAAGACGCTGTGATTGAAGCCCAGGTGCAGAAACTACTGGATACCAAAAAGGAAAACGAACTGGCCAACGCCGTGGCCGCGCCCGCCAAAGAAGACATCTCGTTTGAAGATTTTTCCAAGATTGACATCCGCATTGGGACCATTCTGGAAGCCGAAAAAGTGGCCAAAACCAAGAAACTTCTGAAGCTGAAAGTAGATACCGGCTTGGACCAACGCACCATCGTGAGCGGCATCGCCGAGCACTTCAACCCTGAGGAAATCATCGGGCAGCAAGTGTCTGTCTTAGTGAACCTTGCCCCGCGCGAAATCAAAGGCATTGTTAGCCAGGGCATGTTGTTGATGGCCGAGAACGCAGATGGAAGTTTGGCGTTTATGCAACCGTCCAAGCCCGTGGTGAACGGGGGAGGCGTGAGTTAA
- a CDS encoding DUF3050 domain-containing protein has translation MPICVEKIDWLQQELRPHRQALMQHALYQNVAALADLRVFMEHHVFAVWDFMSLLKSLQRHLTCVDVPWTPHGHPANRRLINAIVLEEETDVDVNGEPISHFELYVRAMEECGADTVLIKEFIAGLQNGKAVYTMLEDLPVPGKVQDFVKHTFQTINSGQPHRIAAAFTFGREDVIPGMFRCLISDISQRYPGTLDTYQYYIERHIHLDEEVHSPLAMHMVSVLCGNDDQKWDECREEAIACYRQRLHLWDGILANLQHR, from the coding sequence ATGCCTATCTGTGTTGAAAAAATTGACTGGTTGCAGCAAGAACTGCGGCCCCACCGCCAGGCCCTCATGCAGCACGCGCTGTACCAGAACGTGGCTGCGCTGGCAGATTTGCGCGTGTTCATGGAGCACCATGTGTTTGCCGTCTGGGACTTTATGAGTTTGCTCAAGAGCCTGCAGCGCCACCTCACCTGCGTAGACGTTCCCTGGACTCCGCACGGCCACCCCGCCAACCGCCGCCTCATCAACGCCATTGTGCTGGAGGAAGAGACAGACGTTGACGTGAACGGCGAGCCCATCAGCCATTTTGAGCTGTACGTGCGGGCCATGGAAGAATGCGGCGCCGACACCGTCCTCATAAAGGAGTTTATAGCGGGCCTGCAAAACGGGAAGGCGGTCTACACCATGCTAGAAGATCTGCCGGTGCCGGGCAAGGTGCAGGACTTCGTGAAACATACCTTCCAGACCATTAACAGCGGGCAGCCGCACCGCATTGCCGCCGCCTTCACCTTCGGGCGCGAAGACGTCATCCCCGGCATGTTCCGGTGCCTCATTTCAGACATCAGCCAGCGTTACCCCGGCACCCTTGACACCTACCAATACTATATTGAACGCCACATTCATTTAGACGAAGAAGTGCATTCGCCGCTGGCCATGCACATGGTGTCTGTGCTTTGCGGAAATGATGACCAGAAATGGGACGAGTGCCGTGAGGAAGCCATTGCCTGCTACCGCCAGCGCCTGCACCTCTGGGACGGCATTCTGGCCAACCTGCAGCACCGCTAG
- the msrB gene encoding peptide-methionine (R)-S-oxide reductase MsrB: MKKINVVAGLFLSLWLVSACAQKDAGTTAATGDSALSAARTRALNRTTFGDTLVKTDAEWKKILTSEQYYVLREKGTERAGSGQYNKHKEKGTYTCAACGHPLFSSQTKFESGTGWPSFWQPLNSTAVQEVPDDSDGMLRTEVLCIKCGGHLGHVFDDGPKPTGLRYCLNSVALNFVKNQ; this comes from the coding sequence ATGAAAAAAATAAACGTAGTGGCCGGTCTGTTCCTGAGTTTATGGCTGGTTTCGGCCTGCGCCCAGAAAGATGCCGGCACCACCGCCGCCACCGGCGACAGCGCTTTGTCGGCGGCCCGCACCCGCGCGCTCAACCGCACCACTTTTGGAGATACTTTGGTGAAAACCGATGCCGAGTGGAAGAAAATCCTGACGTCTGAGCAATACTATGTGCTCCGCGAAAAAGGAACCGAGCGCGCCGGCTCTGGCCAGTACAACAAACACAAGGAGAAAGGCACCTACACCTGCGCCGCCTGCGGGCACCCGCTGTTCAGTTCGCAGACCAAGTTTGAGAGCGGCACCGGCTGGCCCAGTTTCTGGCAACCTCTCAACTCCACCGCCGTGCAGGAAGTGCCCGATGACAGCGACGGCATGCTGCGCACCGAGGTGCTCTGCATTAAGTGCGGCGGCCACCTGGGCCATGTGTTTGATGACGGTCCCAAGCCCACCGGCCTGCGCTATTGCCTCAACTCCGTGGCGCTTAATTTCGTGAAAAACCAATAA